In Spinacia oleracea cultivar Varoflay chromosome 5, BTI_SOV_V1, whole genome shotgun sequence, a single window of DNA contains:
- the LOC130461169 gene encoding uncharacterized protein, with translation MGSSLSRTRGDSGVGTSGQRIPDSNCDWGSKCNCPNNEHSYSAEYKNNLYLAQKENTSTRNYLEEWFRKREVEPGEEVESKYDDRKPTPSDLRFFGEGDSDEEPSGSDSFDLVYVGECENENGDAVGSPGQLSSGYPSSKKGEKGKKSASASDDA, from the exons ATGGGTTCTTCTTTGTCTAGAACTCGAGGTGATTCTGGGGTGGGAACTTCTGGTCAAAGAATCCCCGATTCCAACTGTGATTGGGGATCCAAGTGCAACTGTCCCAATAACGAGCATTCCTACTCCGccgaatataaaaacaatctgtatttggcccaaaaagaaaatacgagtactcgaaactatttggaagaatggtttcggaagagggaagtggagccaggagaggaggttgagtcaaaatatgacgatcggaaacccactccctcagatctgcgttttttcggtgaaggagattccgatgag gaaccaagtgggtctgattcatttgatctggtgtatgttggagagtgtgaaaatgagaatggtgatgctgttgggtctccaggacaactttcatctggttatccctcctcaaagaaaggagaaaagggaaaaaaatcggcttcagcatctgatgatgcttag